One Setaria viridis chromosome 7, Setaria_viridis_v4.0, whole genome shotgun sequence genomic region harbors:
- the LOC117864988 gene encoding probable aldo-keto reductase 3 gives MAAAPVSVPRMKLGSQGLEVSALGLGCMGMSAVYGERKPEADMVSLLRHAVAAGVTFLDTSDVYGPHTNELLLGEALRGGAREEVQLSTKFGITPDLREVRGDPAYVRAACEGSLRRLGVECIDLYYQHRIDTTVPVEATIGELKKLVEEGKIKYIGLSEASASTIRRAHAVHPITAVQLEWSLWSRDVEQDIIPTCRELGIGIVAYSPLGRGFFSSGAKLVNELPDGDFRKNLPRFQPENLEKNALIFERVSAMAARKGCTTSQLALAWVHHQGSDVCPIPGTTKIANFNQNLGALSVKLTPEEMTELESYAATDDVQGDRYHRTFLNTWRDSETPPLSSWKGN, from the exons ATGGCGGCAGCGCCGGTGTCCGTGCCGCGCATGAAGCTGGGGTCGCAGGGGCTGGAGGTCTCGGCGCTGGGCCTGGGCTGCATGGGCATGTCGGCGGTGTACGGCGAGCGCAAGCCCGAGGCCGACATGGTCTCGCTCCTCCGCCAcgctgtcgccgccggcgtcaccTTCCTCGACACCTCCGACGTCTACGGCCCTCACaccaacgagctcctcctcggcgAGGCGCTGCGGGGCGGGGCGCGGGAGGAGGTGCAGCTCTCCACCAAGTTCGGCATCACGCCGGACTTGAGGGAGGTGCGCGGCGACCCGGCATACGTGCGCGCGGCGTGCGAGGGCAGCCTCCGGCGGCTCGGCGTTGAGTGCATCGACCTCTACTACCAGCACCGCATCGACACCACGGTGCCCGTCGAGGCCACG ATTGGTGAGCTCAAGAAGCTGGTTGAAGAAGGGAAGATAAAATACATCGGACTATCCGAAGCGTCTGCATCGACAATCAGAAGAGCGCATGCAGTTCATCCCATCACCGCCGTCCAGCTGGAGTGGTCTCTCTGGTCACGAGATGTCGAACAAGATATAATCCCAACCTGCAG AGAACTTGGCATTGGTATCGTGGCATACAGTCCATTAGGCAGAGGGTTTTTCTCCAGTGGAGCTAAACTGGTCAACGAACTGCCTGACGGTGATTTTCGCAAG AATCTACCAAGATTCCAGCCAGAGAACCTGGAGAAGAACGCCCTGATATTTGAGCGTGTCAGTGCGATGGCCGCAAGGAAAGGATGCACCACATCGCAGCTCGCTCTAGCCTGGGTTCACCATCAGGGAAGTGATGTCTGCCCTATACCTGGAACCACAAAGATCGCCAACTTCAACCAGAACCTCGGAGCGTTGTCGGTGAAGCTCACGCCCGAGGAGATGACAGAGCTCGAGTCCTATGCCGCCACAGACGATGTCCAAGGTGACCGGTATCACAGGACATTTCTAAACACCTGGAGAGATTCTGAGACCCCTCCTTTGTCATCTTGGAAGGGCAATTAG
- the LOC140223443 gene encoding uncharacterized protein codes for MAFEELLQLLASSEAVVAKQAEVMRLVMLATTESLASGEIVPGDPEFLDAAARAEALGLETLRRAAESVDKSTRMAAEYAAAPGGEAVVEAARGRPPPPPRGRPPPPPRWARAPPSSPPSCAASGRCPLLPPLPAGPGGATPKLHYLRDRRDLHPNLNNRHQEREEAELYRHAEYNRDYDTPGLNRDA; via the exons ATGGCGTTCGAggagctgctgcagctgctggcgAGCAGCGAGGCGGTGGTCGCGAAGCAGGCAGAGGTGATGCGCCTCGTCATGCTGGCCACCACCGAGAGCCTGGCGTCGGGGGAGATCGTGCCCGGGGATCCGGAGTTCCTtgacgccgccgcgcgggccGAGGCACTCGGGCTCGAGACGCTCCGCCGGGCCGCGGAGTCGGTGGACAAGTCCACGCGGATGGCAGCGGAGTACGCGGCGGCTCCAGGCGGGGAGgccgtggtggaggcggcgcgaggcaggccgccaccgccgccgcgaggcaggccgccaccgccgccgcgctgggcgcgggcgccgccgagTTCGCCGCCTTCATGCGCCGCGTCGGGGCGCTGCCCGCTGCTCCCGCCACTGCCAGCAGGCCCAGGCGGCGCAACGCCAA AGTTGCATTACCTCCGCGACCGCCGTGACCTCCACCCCAACCTCAACAACCGTCACCAAGAGCGGGAAGAGGCCGAGCTCTACCGCCACGCCGAGTACAACCGCGACTACGACACTCCTGGACTCAACCGCGATGCATAA